A stretch of Aerococcaceae bacterium zg-252 DNA encodes these proteins:
- a CDS encoding PspC domain-containing protein → MRNYFWIFLFLIYIFSNLSKLDLRGGKTVNRKLYKSSTDKKIMGVCGGLAEYFNVDSTLIRLGFAIALFTFSFGFWPYVLLGILLPYDYQVKRGDGYVYRKEETSANQRNIFGDVKPTQAPKDVTPQEDDSWSDF, encoded by the coding sequence ATGAGAAATTATTTTTGGATATTCCTATTTTTGATATATATATTTAGTAACTTAAGCAAACTGGATTTACGAGGGGGAAAGACTGTGAATAGAAAATTATACAAATCTTCAACTGATAAAAAAATTATGGGTGTCTGTGGTGGACTTGCTGAATACTTTAATGTTGACTCAACTTTGATACGCTTAGGTTTTGCAATTGCATTGTTCACATTTAGTTTTGGTTTTTGGCCATATGTTTTATTAGGTATTTTATTACCTTATGATTATCAAGTAAAACGAGGCGATGGTTATGTTTATCGCAAAGAAGAAACCTCAGCAAATCAACGCAATATCTTTGGTGATGTTAAACCAACACAAGCACCTAAAGATGTGACACCACAAGAAGATGACTCTTGGAGTGACTTTTAA
- the metG gene encoding methionine--tRNA ligase, producing MTNQTKPTYYITTPIYYPSGNLHIGNAYSTLAADAAARYKRLMGYDVFFLTGTDEHGQKIETKAAELGLTPKSYVDGMADIIKKLWEDLEISNNHFIRTTDDYHETAVQQIFEQLLEQGDIYLGEYQGWYSVSDEEFFTESQLAEVYRDADGNMIGGVAPSGHEVQLVKEESYFFRMSKYADRLVAYYEEHPNFIMPEFRKNEMINNFIKPGLEDLAVSRTTFSWGVPVKSDPKHVVYVWIDALTNYITALGYGSEDTTNFEKFWPANVHIIGKDISRFHMIYWPTMLMALGLPLPQQIYAHGWMLMKDGKMSKSKGNTVYPHQLIERYGLDATRFYLLREMSQGNDSIFTPEDFVNRVNFELANDLGNLLNRTVAMMNKYFNGEVPTSELGENEVDSAFESYVEQALKDYHQAMDTLSFNTALDHAMKIVSRANKYIDETTPWVLAKEEAATPQLRSVMYHLAEALRITALILRPFMTQAPGKILAQLGIESELERPLNDLVWGQYPANVTVIKKGEPIFPRLEVEVEVEYIQAQMKAGFSKSTASENLTVDDPNWDPAATELVHHEVEHVEFDQFIQTELKVAEVIDVEPVKGSNKLLRFRLDAGDKGHRQILSGIAKYYPDYKALVGRKVTIVANLKPRKMMGLLSQGMILSAEKEDGLSLLFAPDDAPNGSLIG from the coding sequence GTGACCAATCAAACAAAACCAACTTATTATATTACAACACCTATTTATTATCCAAGTGGAAATCTTCATATCGGAAATGCTTATTCGACATTAGCAGCTGATGCAGCAGCACGCTATAAACGTTTAATGGGATATGATGTCTTTTTCTTAACTGGAACGGACGAGCATGGTCAAAAAATTGAAACTAAAGCAGCTGAATTAGGTTTAACTCCGAAATCATATGTGGACGGCATGGCTGACATCATCAAAAAATTATGGGAAGATTTAGAAATTTCGAATAATCATTTTATTCGTACGACTGATGATTATCATGAAACGGCTGTGCAACAAATTTTTGAGCAATTATTGGAGCAAGGTGACATTTATTTAGGTGAGTACCAAGGTTGGTATTCTGTCAGCGATGAAGAATTTTTCACTGAGAGCCAGTTAGCTGAAGTTTATCGTGATGCTGACGGCAATATGATTGGTGGAGTGGCACCAAGTGGTCATGAAGTGCAATTAGTGAAAGAAGAATCGTATTTCTTCCGTATGAGTAAATACGCAGACCGTCTTGTTGCTTACTATGAAGAACATCCGAATTTTATTATGCCGGAATTTCGTAAAAATGAAATGATTAATAATTTCATCAAACCTGGGTTGGAAGATTTAGCCGTATCTCGAACAACATTTTCATGGGGAGTTCCAGTAAAAAGTGATCCTAAACATGTTGTCTATGTTTGGATTGATGCGTTGACGAACTATATTACCGCTTTAGGCTACGGTAGCGAAGATACGACAAATTTTGAAAAATTCTGGCCAGCAAATGTTCATATCATCGGAAAAGATATTAGTCGTTTCCATATGATTTATTGGCCAACAATGTTAATGGCTTTAGGCTTACCATTACCACAACAAATCTATGCACATGGTTGGATGTTGATGAAAGACGGTAAAATGTCTAAGTCAAAAGGGAACACAGTTTATCCACATCAATTGATTGAACGTTATGGTTTAGATGCAACACGTTTTTACTTATTACGTGAAATGAGCCAAGGAAATGATTCGATTTTTACACCAGAAGATTTTGTCAATCGTGTTAACTTTGAATTAGCCAATGATTTAGGAAACTTACTCAATCGTACAGTTGCGATGATGAATAAGTATTTCAATGGTGAAGTTCCAACGAGCGAACTAGGTGAAAATGAAGTGGATTCTGCATTTGAATCCTATGTTGAGCAAGCCTTAAAGGATTATCATCAAGCAATGGATACACTATCGTTCAATACGGCACTCGACCATGCGATGAAAATTGTTTCACGTGCGAATAAGTATATTGATGAAACAACGCCATGGGTATTAGCAAAAGAAGAAGCAGCCACACCACAATTACGTTCTGTCATGTATCATTTAGCAGAAGCATTACGTATTACTGCGTTGATTTTACGTCCGTTTATGACTCAAGCACCTGGAAAAATTTTGGCACAATTAGGAATTGAATCAGAACTTGAACGTCCATTAAATGATTTAGTTTGGGGACAATATCCAGCAAATGTGACTGTCATTAAAAAAGGTGAGCCGATTTTCCCACGCTTAGAAGTAGAGGTTGAAGTGGAATATATTCAAGCACAAATGAAAGCTGGATTTTCTAAGTCAACGGCGAGTGAAAATTTAACGGTTGATGATCCAAATTGGGATCCTGCTGCAACGGAATTAGTACATCATGAAGTGGAACATGTGGAGTTTGACCAGTTTATCCAAACAGAATTAAAAGTGGCAGAGGTAATTGATGTTGAGCCAGTTAAAGGTTCGAATAAATTATTACGTTTCCGATTGGATGCTGGTGATAAAGGACATCGTCAAATCTTATCAGGTATTGCGAAATATTATCCTGATTACAAAGCATTAGTGGGTCGTAAAGTAACGATTGTAGCGAACTTAAAACCACGTAAGATGATGGGCTTACTCAGTCAAGGAATGATTTTGTCAGCTGAGAAAGAAGACGGATTAAGTCTATTATTTGCACCAGATGATGCACCAAATGGTTCATTAATTGGGTAA
- a CDS encoding prolipoprotein diacylglyceryl transferase — translation MNVYSLAKLSPIAFRLFGWPVHWYGIIIGFGIVIAYSMIQREAKRQQLDLDTMSDIIFWTIIIGFIGARLYYVLFRLDYYLMHPEQIISIWQGGIAIYGGVLAGLMALYFLTKRYSFPLITTLDVVAPAVLMAQSIGRWGNFMNQEAYGYEVSRDFLTRLHLPNMIIEQMNIEGVYHHPTFLYESLWSATGVILLLWIRKRPNTLKQGDVAAGYLLWYGLGRIVIEGMRTDSLYLGPLRISQWVAMAFVIVSIIFIIKRRKNINIPYYVAK, via the coding sequence ATGAATGTGTATAGTTTAGCAAAACTGTCACCAATTGCCTTTCGATTATTTGGTTGGCCAGTTCATTGGTACGGTATTATTATTGGTTTCGGTATTGTCATCGCATATTCGATGATTCAGCGAGAAGCCAAGCGTCAACAATTGGATTTAGATACTATGTCGGATATTATTTTTTGGACGATTATTATTGGGTTCATTGGTGCACGCTTGTATTATGTCCTGTTCCGTTTAGATTATTACCTTATGCACCCAGAACAGATTATTAGTATTTGGCAAGGTGGTATTGCGATTTATGGGGGAGTTTTAGCTGGGTTAATGGCACTTTATTTTTTAACGAAACGTTACAGCTTTCCACTTATTACAACTTTAGATGTGGTAGCACCGGCGGTTCTAATGGCTCAGTCGATTGGTCGTTGGGGAAATTTTATGAATCAAGAGGCATACGGATACGAAGTGTCACGTGACTTTTTAACACGATTGCATTTGCCGAATATGATAATTGAACAAATGAATATTGAGGGTGTTTATCATCACCCCACTTTCTTATATGAATCATTGTGGAGTGCGACAGGTGTCATTCTCTTATTGTGGATACGAAAAAGACCGAATACTTTGAAACAAGGCGACGTTGCAGCTGGGTATTTATTATGGTATGGCTTAGGTAGAATCGTGATTGAGGGTATGCGTACCGATAGTTTATATTTAGGGCCATTGCGTATTTCACAATGGGTGGCGATGGCCTTTGTTATTGTTTCAATTATTTTTATTATCAAACGACGAAAAAATATCAATATTCCTTATTATGTAGCGAAGTGA
- a CDS encoding PspC domain-containing protein, with protein sequence MKKLRLSNQKYILGVCGGLAEYFGIDPLIVRLLFVLLAVGRGAGLGLYLLMWAIIKWSNAQ encoded by the coding sequence ATGAAAAAATTAAGATTATCAAATCAAAAATATATTCTAGGTGTTTGTGGGGGTCTAGCTGAATATTTCGGAATCGACCCATTGATTGTGCGATTACTATTTGTTCTATTAGCAGTCGGCAGAGGTGCTGGGTTAGGGCTATATTTATTGATGTGGGCAATTATAAAATGGAGTAATGCCCAGTAA
- a CDS encoding DUF4097 family beta strand repeat protein produces the protein MTHKERIIELVRQNVITIDEALKLLEAAAEQAMESEVSEFAEEYQKAQAAIESEIQLPEEVEVKQTAESDERQIMQRIAELNEQLEKKSEAKVIAKQRLREIEIFEELDELTDEMIAQKETLNAKINQLTNEIDELHQELKEHKSTMKQYSKEQVKNIVESSKEQVRNIVESSKEQVKNIVDSTTAQVKSSAREAGKEGRNIQRTVVDYFKDIAANFDLKNINVSIPGIKTTQLTHEFEYDLKETTQLDVSIVNGDITVETYDDDVEDYNGKVIVEADIRFFGKDDIATIEQFETLNTIDATDDRLLFHVTDARMACDVVIKVPEESAWREIKIKSLNGDIELSSIQVDELIVDSKNGDIDLEEVVANYVAIDGLNGDVLVEDSTISDLASKSLNGDFRYRGVIGNTTVETLNGDIYLTKEDLAEAKLNLKSTVSGDVKVALPQAMNLEVDYSNSMGEFHHRMSNVEFYKNGHHMERYLHEQAPLVKLEIKSAFGDVYLKDSM, from the coding sequence ATGACCCATAAAGAACGTATTATTGAATTAGTAAGACAAAATGTGATTACAATAGACGAGGCATTAAAATTACTAGAGGCAGCAGCTGAACAAGCAATGGAATCAGAAGTTTCTGAATTTGCTGAGGAGTATCAAAAAGCACAAGCAGCGATTGAATCGGAAATTCAACTGCCAGAAGAAGTGGAAGTAAAACAAACGGCTGAAAGTGATGAGAGACAAATCATGCAACGTATCGCAGAATTGAACGAGCAGCTTGAGAAAAAAAGCGAGGCAAAGGTCATTGCAAAACAACGTTTGAGAGAAATTGAAATTTTTGAAGAATTAGATGAATTAACTGATGAGATGATAGCTCAAAAAGAAACATTAAATGCTAAAATTAATCAATTAACAAACGAAATTGATGAATTACATCAAGAGCTTAAAGAGCACAAATCAACGATGAAACAATATTCGAAAGAGCAAGTTAAAAACATTGTGGAATCATCAAAAGAACAAGTCAGAAATATTGTGGAATCTTCAAAAGAGCAAGTTAAAAATATCGTTGATTCTACTACAGCACAAGTGAAATCATCAGCTCGTGAAGCTGGAAAAGAAGGACGTAATATTCAACGTACAGTGGTAGATTACTTTAAAGATATTGCTGCTAATTTCGATTTGAAAAATATTAACGTGAGTATCCCAGGAATAAAAACAACTCAACTTACACATGAGTTTGAGTATGATTTAAAAGAAACTACACAATTAGATGTTTCCATAGTAAATGGCGATATTACAGTAGAGACTTATGACGATGATGTAGAAGATTATAACGGCAAAGTGATTGTAGAGGCAGATATTCGTTTCTTCGGAAAAGATGATATTGCTACTATTGAACAATTTGAAACATTGAATACTATTGATGCGACTGATGACCGTTTATTATTCCATGTAACCGATGCACGCATGGCATGCGATGTCGTTATTAAAGTGCCAGAGGAGAGTGCTTGGCGTGAAATCAAAATTAAATCATTAAACGGTGATATTGAATTATCATCAATTCAAGTAGATGAGTTGATTGTGGATAGTAAAAATGGTGATATAGACCTTGAAGAAGTAGTAGCGAATTATGTTGCTATTGACGGATTGAACGGCGATGTATTAGTTGAAGATTCGACTATTAGCGATTTAGCTAGCAAATCATTAAATGGTGATTTCCGTTATCGTGGAGTAATTGGCAATACAACGGTTGAAACTTTAAATGGTGATATTTATCTAACTAAAGAAGATTTAGCTGAGGCGAAATTGAATTTGAAATCAACGGTATCAGGTGATGTTAAAGTCGCATTACCACAAGCGATGAATTTAGAAGTTGATTACAGTAATTCAATGGGTGAGTTTCATCACCGTATGAGCAATGTTGAATTTTATAAAAATGGACACCATATGGAACGCTACTTACATGAGCAAGCACCATTGGTGAAATTAGAAATTAAATCAGCATTCGGAGATGTATACTTAAAAGACAGTATGTAG
- the rnmV gene encoding ribonuclease M5: MNKPPKEVIVVEGRDDTKRLIETFGTQVKTIETNGSAVSRNVQKQILAASEQFGIIIFTDPDYQGERIRRIVTELVPQAKQAYLTQQEAFSGKAHKSLGIEHATPQTIIHALKSVMTPVNEEVAMIELSDLIRLQLIGHPQAAKRRTWLSEQLRIGHLNGKQLQKKLSLYHISLEQVETILSELEHG; this comes from the coding sequence ATGAATAAACCACCGAAAGAAGTGATTGTGGTAGAGGGTAGAGATGATACAAAACGTTTAATTGAAACATTTGGAACTCAAGTTAAAACGATTGAAACAAATGGTTCAGCTGTCAGTCGTAATGTGCAAAAACAAATTCTCGCTGCAAGTGAGCAGTTTGGGATTATTATTTTTACTGACCCAGATTATCAAGGTGAACGGATACGTCGTATTGTAACTGAATTAGTTCCACAAGCTAAGCAAGCTTATTTGACGCAGCAAGAAGCATTCAGTGGTAAAGCACATAAAAGTTTAGGTATTGAACATGCGACACCACAAACGATTATTCATGCTTTGAAATCGGTGATGACACCAGTAAATGAAGAAGTTGCGATGATTGAGTTGTCAGATTTGATTCGTTTGCAGTTGATTGGACACCCACAAGCAGCAAAACGAAGAACTTGGTTGAGCGAACAGTTAAGAATCGGTCACTTAAATGGCAAACAATTACAGAAAAAATTAAGTTTATATCATATTTCCCTAGAACAAGTAGAAACAATATTATCAGAGTTAGAACATGGATAA
- the rsmA gene encoding 16S rRNA (adenine(1518)-N(6)/adenine(1519)-N(6))-dimethyltransferase RsmA, giving the protein MREFRPIATPTRTVEIMRQYDIKMKKSLGQNFLVEPQILEKMIMAGQIDSQTTVVEIGPGIGALTEYLARSAKEVVAFEIDSRFIEILKETLAEYDNVTVHHQDILKVNFEDDAYQSLRDAERLVVVANLPYYITTPIIMNLIESQLSFDALVMMMQKEVAERMTATVNTKSYNSLTLAIENSMKAEIAFIVPKGVFIPKPNVDSAVLKLVRREQNIVQVDNPQKLQKLIQIAFTQRRKTIWNNLRSHESELGCTAEKIEQALESAAIDKSRRAESLTLQDYAILYQALEMGSVVG; this is encoded by the coding sequence ATGAGAGAATTTCGTCCTATTGCCACCCCAACACGTACGGTGGAAATTATGCGTCAGTATGACATTAAAATGAAAAAAAGTTTAGGGCAAAACTTTTTAGTAGAACCCCAAATATTAGAAAAAATGATAATGGCTGGTCAAATTGATAGCCAAACGACAGTTGTTGAAATTGGCCCAGGTATTGGAGCGTTGACAGAATATTTAGCACGCTCTGCAAAAGAAGTCGTTGCTTTTGAAATTGATTCTCGTTTTATTGAGATTCTAAAAGAAACATTAGCTGAGTATGATAATGTAACTGTTCATCATCAAGATATTTTAAAAGTCAATTTTGAAGATGATGCGTATCAATCTTTGCGTGATGCAGAACGATTGGTTGTTGTAGCGAATTTACCTTATTATATAACGACACCGATTATTATGAATTTGATTGAGAGCCAATTGTCATTCGATGCATTAGTAATGATGATGCAAAAGGAAGTTGCCGAGCGTATGACAGCGACAGTGAATACAAAATCCTATAATTCATTAACATTAGCGATTGAAAATTCGATGAAAGCAGAAATTGCCTTTATTGTGCCGAAAGGAGTTTTTATTCCAAAACCAAATGTTGATTCAGCCGTTTTAAAATTAGTAAGACGTGAACAAAACATTGTGCAGGTGGATAATCCGCAAAAATTACAAAAATTAATTCAAATTGCCTTTACGCAACGTCGCAAAACGATTTGGAATAATTTGCGTAGTCATGAATCGGAATTAGGTTGTACAGCCGAAAAAATTGAACAAGCATTGGAATCGGCTGCGATTGACAAAAGTCGTCGTGCTGAATCATTAACATTGCAAGATTATGCCATTTTGTATCAAGCGTTGGAAATGGGTAGCGTAGTTGGGTAG
- a CDS encoding TatD family hydrolase has translation MKLFDTHTHLNAEQFKGIELEIIENARKQHVHYMAVVGFDEPTILKTLELSERYDSIISAVGCHPTEAGNYTAEFEKKLEQWLELPKVKMLGEIGLDYYWDAAPKSVQEKVFRRQIAIAKEHNLPITIHNREATEDTYRILKDEGIPTAGGIMHSFGGTEEEAKKFLDLGMHISFSGVLTFKKSEEVRKAALIVPENRLLIETDAPYLAPVPYRGKRNEPGYVYYVVETLAQVRGWDMEKVAQITTQNAFDLFKWEPNNE, from the coding sequence ATGAAATTATTTGATACACATACGCATTTGAATGCCGAACAATTTAAGGGTATTGAATTAGAAATTATTGAAAATGCTCGTAAGCAGCATGTTCATTATATGGCAGTAGTTGGCTTTGATGAACCAACGATTTTAAAAACGCTAGAACTTAGTGAACGATACGATTCAATCATTAGTGCAGTTGGCTGCCACCCAACAGAAGCTGGCAATTATACTGCTGAATTTGAGAAAAAATTAGAGCAGTGGTTAGAGTTACCAAAAGTTAAAATGCTAGGCGAGATTGGTTTAGATTATTATTGGGATGCTGCACCTAAATCAGTGCAAGAGAAAGTATTTCGCCGTCAAATTGCGATTGCCAAAGAACATAATTTACCGATTACCATTCATAATCGTGAGGCAACGGAAGATACATATCGCATATTAAAAGATGAGGGGATACCGACAGCTGGGGGTATTATGCATAGTTTTGGTGGTACTGAAGAAGAAGCAAAGAAATTTTTAGATTTAGGCATGCACATTAGTTTCAGTGGTGTGTTAACTTTTAAAAAATCGGAAGAAGTTCGTAAAGCAGCTCTTATTGTTCCGGAAAATCGTTTGTTGATTGAAACAGATGCCCCATATTTAGCACCTGTGCCTTATCGTGGTAAACGCAATGAACCAGGCTATGTTTATTATGTAGTCGAAACGTTGGCACAAGTAAGGGGCTGGGATATGGAAAAAGTAGCCCAAATTACGACTCAAAATGCATTTGATTTATTTAAATGGGAGCCTAATAATGAATAA
- a CDS encoding HPr kinase/phosphorylase → MNNTVTINEIVKTLNIEYLFGEEFGERKVSVSEVSRPGLVLNGYIEYYQSARIQLIGRTEMRFLLAQTSKERSIIFDRILQPETPAIIFTHSEPVPEEVFPIAERMQIPILGSRSKTSRVHANITNYLEGRLAERLSRHGVFVEVFGMGVLLIGSSGVGKSETALELVQRGHRLIADDRVELFMIDELTLIGEAPEILQNLLEIRGLGIIDVMNLYGVSAIRRSKRLELIIDLVLDDGTVEYDRLGSGRETEQIFDVLVPKVRIPVKTGRNLASVIESAAMNFRANSLGYNATDAFNKKLDELIRRNRI, encoded by the coding sequence ATGAACAATACAGTTACAATTAATGAGATTGTCAAAACATTAAATATTGAGTATTTATTTGGTGAAGAATTCGGTGAGCGAAAAGTATCCGTTAGTGAAGTATCACGACCAGGTTTAGTATTGAACGGCTATATTGAATATTATCAATCTGCTCGTATTCAATTGATTGGCCGAACTGAAATGCGTTTTTTATTAGCACAGACGTCTAAGGAACGTTCGATTATTTTTGATCGTATTTTACAACCGGAAACACCAGCGATTATTTTTACGCATTCTGAGCCTGTTCCAGAAGAAGTGTTTCCAATTGCAGAACGTATGCAAATTCCAATTTTAGGATCAAGATCAAAAACAAGTCGTGTGCATGCTAATATTACCAATTATTTAGAGGGGCGTTTGGCAGAACGTTTGTCACGGCATGGGGTATTTGTTGAAGTATTTGGTATGGGTGTTCTATTAATCGGTTCAAGTGGTGTTGGAAAATCTGAAACTGCCTTAGAATTAGTGCAACGTGGACATCGTTTAATTGCCGATGACCGAGTGGAATTGTTTATGATTGATGAATTGACACTTATTGGGGAAGCACCAGAAATTTTACAAAACTTATTAGAAATTCGTGGTCTAGGAATTATTGATGTTATGAATTTATATGGGGTATCAGCTATCCGTCGTTCAAAACGACTCGAATTAATTATTGATTTAGTATTAGATGACGGAACAGTTGAATATGACCGTTTAGGTTCTGGTCGTGAAACAGAACAAATTTTCGATGTATTAGTACCGAAAGTTCGTATCCCTGTTAAAACAGGTCGAAATTTAGCGTCAGTTATTGAGTCTGCTGCGATGAACTTTAGAGCAAACTCATTGGGCTATAATGCAACTGATGCCTTTAATAAGAAATTAGATGAGTTAATTCGCCGTAACCGAATATAG
- the trxB gene encoding thioredoxin-disulfide reductase → MSEKEQIKVDVVVIGAGPGGLTAALYASRANLKTVIIEKGMPGGEVNNTADVENYPGFKLISGPELANHFYESAMAFGAELVYGNVEQLEIDGLTRLVHTSKVIYEAKVVIVATGSHHRKLGVPGEEELSGRGVSYCAVCDGFFFRGKHVVVVGGGDSAVEEGSYLTQFAEKVTIIHRRDALRAQKVLQERAFANEKIEFVWDSVVESINGEDKVESISLRNLKTEETSELAADGAFIYVGLIPNSSVVANLGITDDEGWIVTDTQMATAIPGIFAVGDVRNTHLRQIATAVGDGSHAGHMAYQYITSLN, encoded by the coding sequence ATGTCAGAGAAAGAACAAATTAAAGTTGATGTAGTGGTCATTGGTGCCGGACCTGGTGGATTAACGGCAGCATTATATGCTTCACGTGCTAATTTAAAGACAGTGATTATTGAAAAAGGTATGCCGGGTGGTGAAGTTAATAATACCGCTGATGTTGAAAATTATCCTGGTTTTAAACTGATTAGTGGGCCTGAATTAGCAAATCATTTTTATGAAAGTGCGATGGCTTTTGGTGCTGAATTAGTTTATGGTAATGTGGAACAACTTGAAATTGATGGCTTGACACGCTTGGTTCATACCTCTAAGGTAATTTATGAAGCAAAAGTTGTGATTGTAGCGACAGGTTCTCATCATCGTAAATTAGGAGTGCCTGGAGAAGAAGAATTATCTGGACGTGGTGTATCTTACTGTGCAGTATGCGACGGTTTCTTCTTTAGAGGTAAGCACGTTGTCGTTGTTGGTGGTGGCGATTCTGCAGTAGAAGAAGGTTCGTATTTAACACAATTTGCTGAAAAAGTGACGATTATTCATCGCCGTGATGCATTACGTGCACAAAAAGTGTTGCAAGAACGTGCATTTGCTAATGAGAAAATTGAATTTGTTTGGGACTCTGTTGTGGAATCAATCAATGGTGAAGACAAAGTTGAAAGTATTTCATTACGAAATCTAAAAACGGAAGAAACAAGTGAATTAGCAGCTGACGGTGCTTTTATTTATGTCGGCTTAATTCCAAATTCAAGCGTTGTGGCTAACTTAGGCATTACTGATGACGAGGGTTGGATTGTAACGGATACTCAAATGGCAACAGCGATTCCTGGTATTTTTGCTGTTGGTGATGTGCGTAATACGCATTTACGCCAAATTGCGACAGCAGTAGGTGACGGTAGTCATGCAGGACATATGGCATATCAATATATCACAAGTTTAAATTAA
- a CDS encoding NAD(P)H-dependent glycerol-3-phosphate dehydrogenase yields MKIAVLGSGSWGTALAKVLAENQHEVIIWGREIAAVDEINHQHTNTRYLKNMILPDSIAATTDLKSCLEEAQMILVVVPTHAMRSVMEQVAILLKDCNNQPIIVHATKGLEPHTHLRMSQVIKEVVSAELYQSVVVLSGPSHAEEVARQDLTTITAASDKLEAAKSVQDVFMNHYFRVYTNQDIVGVELGAALKNIIALGAGILVGLGYGDNAKAGLVTRGLAEITRLGVKLGADPLTFLGLSGVGDLVVTCTSPHSRNWQAGNLLAQGKKKDEVEVEIDMVVEGIATTEVAYELAQKEQVDLPITQAIYAVLYQNTDVREAIEQLMAREGKREASLQEH; encoded by the coding sequence ATGAAAATAGCAGTATTAGGTTCTGGTTCATGGGGAACTGCTTTAGCAAAAGTTTTAGCAGAAAATCAACATGAAGTCATCATTTGGGGACGAGAAATAGCAGCCGTTGATGAAATTAATCATCAACATACCAATACAAGATATTTAAAAAACATGATTTTGCCGGATTCGATTGCAGCAACAACAGATTTAAAATCATGTTTAGAGGAAGCTCAGATGATTTTAGTGGTCGTACCAACGCATGCGATGCGTAGTGTTATGGAACAAGTGGCTATTTTATTAAAAGATTGCAATAATCAACCGATTATTGTCCATGCAACGAAAGGGCTTGAGCCACATACGCATTTACGCATGAGCCAAGTGATAAAAGAAGTCGTATCGGCAGAATTGTATCAGTCGGTGGTGGTGTTATCAGGGCCAAGTCATGCAGAAGAAGTCGCAAGACAAGATTTAACGACCATTACGGCAGCGAGCGATAAGCTTGAAGCAGCAAAAAGCGTCCAAGATGTGTTTATGAATCATTATTTCAGAGTTTATACGAATCAAGACATTGTTGGTGTTGAGTTAGGTGCAGCCTTGAAAAATATTATTGCATTAGGTGCAGGTATTTTAGTAGGTCTCGGTTATGGTGATAATGCGAAAGCGGGTTTGGTGACACGTGGTTTGGCAGAAATTACACGTTTAGGTGTTAAATTAGGTGCTGATCCTTTAACTTTTTTAGGATTGAGTGGTGTCGGTGATTTAGTGGTAACATGTACCAGTCCTCACTCACGTAATTGGCAAGCAGGGAATCTTTTAGCACAAGGCAAGAAAAAAGATGAAGTTGAAGTAGAAATCGATATGGTAGTTGAGGGGATTGCGACTACAGAAGTTGCTTATGAATTAGCTCAAAAAGAACAGGTTGACTTACCGATTACGCAAGCAATTTATGCTGTTCTATATCAAAATACCGATGTGCGTGAAGCGATTGAACAATTAATGGCACGAGAGGGTAAACGGGAGGCCTCTTTACAGGAACATTAG